Proteins from a single region of Macaca thibetana thibetana isolate TM-01 chromosome 4, ASM2454274v1, whole genome shotgun sequence:
- the LOC126952823 gene encoding eukaryotic translation initiation factor 1-like, translated as MSAIQNLHSFDPFADASKGDDLLPAGTEDYIHIRIQQRNGRKTLTTVQGIADDYDKKKLVKAFKKKFACNGTIIEHPEYGEVIQLQGDQRKNICQFLVEIGLAKDDQLKVHGF; from the coding sequence ATGTCCGCTATCCAGAACCTCCACTCTTTCGACCCCTTTGCTGATGCAAGTAAGGGTGATGACCTGCTTCCTGCTGGCACTGAGGATTATATCCATATAAGAATTCAACAGAGAAACGGCAGGAAGACCCTTACTACTGTCCAAGGGATCGCTGATGATTACGATAAAAAGAAACTAGTGAAGGCGTTTAAGAAGAAGTTTGCCTGCAATGGTACTATAATTGAGCATCCAGAATATGGAGAAGTAATTCAGCTACAGGGTGACCAACGCAAGAACATATGCCAGTTCCTCGTAGAGATTGGACTGGCTAAGGACGATCAGCTGAAGGTTCATGGGTTTTAA